A segment of the Candidatus Nezhaarchaeales archaeon genome:
TCCCCTTGGGTGAAACCTCACGCTTAAACGTGGCGGCAACTCTATCCTTAGTAGGCAACATAGCGTCCAGTATTGGAAAGGCCGTGGAAATGTGCTTCTGAGCTACATGGGTCAGTTTAATAAGAACGTTATCCAGCGTAGCTTCATTCACTATTCTAAGGTTTGTAGGCATGCTCTCATAGCAGCGGTGCCAAACGTAGACAGGTATACCTATGCCGTTCACGGAGATATCCTCGATTGTCCTGTCATTCATTATTACGTCCAGGGGCCCATAACCAATAAGGTCCCGCTTAAGATAATAGGCGATCCGCTGCCAAGAATCCTCACTTAGGTTTTTAGCGATCCTGTACTTTTTAATTAGCCTTCGGGCCTCAGCCTCTACGTAGGCTTTAGCGTCAACGTCATCGCTTTTAGGAGGTTCAACCTCAAGGCTTAAAATGTCAATAAGCCTGTTGAGGATGTATTGCTCCTTGGGTGAAAGCTCAACCTCTTCAATAAAGTAGGCTTTATCGCCCCCGAGGCTGGGAAGAGATGCAATAGTGACCTTCGCGTAAGGCCAATTAACGGGATAAGAATCTATAACTTGGGCTTCAGGGGGTAACCTCTCAAGAACGGCTGTAGGAGCAGGTGCAGGACCCTCCCTACGCTTAAAAACCCCCTTTAAACCGCTAAACGGGAAACAAAACAACCTCTTCCCGGCTTTCTCAAGCCTTTCAGACTGCTTAGATCTTTTAAGCCGCTCTGCTTCCCCCTCGGAAGAATTTTCCAGAGCGGACAAATAACCCACCCATAATAAGGTTAAACAGGAAGGTAAATAAAAAGATTATGCTTTAATATGCATAAGATATGCATAAGTATGCTTAAGATTACGGTAACACTATGGTCTTGGGATACTGATAGCCTGCAGCGGTTTGCAACATTAATTCGATAGTAATACCGGAGGTCGCATTACACGTCAAGAGGTCCGCGTTTGGATTTATACCAACTCTTATTGTTTCCGTTTTCCCAGGAACTACCGAACGTGATGTCGGCCAGTATACGTATACAGCCTTTGTCGAATTATAAGGTACTCCGTTAATTAAAAGATTGGTTAACGTAGCTGGGGAGGATCCCGTGTTTTTAATGGTTAATGTGACGTTCCAGCCTCCATCGGAGGGGTTGCTGATGGCGTAGGCTGCCTGAAACTCTATTTTTTCGTATCTTGTGAAAGTCCCTGATAGCCCTAACATCCAGTAGGCTACGGCGATACTCATAACGATGGCTACCGAGACAATGATTATCGTGGAGATTACTGGACTAACCGCTTTATGGTTCCTTCTAAGTCGATTCAACAAAATCCCACCCCCATAAGTCATTTTTAACCATAGTAAAACTGGAGGGGCAGATATATAAAGATTATGTTTTAATATGTATAAAATATGCATAAATATGCAAGCGTGATGGAAAATACCTTTAAAGCTTAGGTTTTACAACTCACGTGCAACGCTATAGTTATAATATCCATTTACCCCTTCCGGTAATCGTCCCTCTCGTGAACCGCGTACGAACCTTACGTAAGTGTCTACAGCATTAAAACGCGCCACTAGCCTCTAGGTAGCTGAGCTTAGCTGTAAGTCTTCTAATGTAATCCTCAGCGTTCAGCATCCTTAAGGCATAACGTTATGTTGCCGCCCTAATCAACGGCTTAACGATACCGCCTTTCAGGCTTAACGTCTCGGCAAATTCCTTCACGGACACTAGACCCCTAAGGAAGCCCAGAATAGTGCGTCCAGTACCTTACGCGTCTTCTTCTACAATCTTAGACTTCGTTCTTCACCTCGGCACCTGAAGGATGGAGCCGCGGGAATTTAAAGGAGGGAAAATAAGCGAGTAGCGGGCTCAGCGGGATTTGAACCTGTAACTGCCCGGTTTACGGTATTTAGTACATTATGAATAACCTTACTTAGCTTAACATAGTAGCATCTAAGGGGAATACTTTAAGATGAGGACGCGTAGTTACTGCTTCCTCCTCCATCCGTATCTCTCGGTGTCGTAGAATGGCCACTTAACCACTTCGGCTTTAAGTGTCCTTCCCCTTACGTTAACCTCGAGCATACTTCCCTCCTCAGCGTAGCTAGGAAGGACGTAGCCCATGGCGATGCCCCGCTTTAAAAGCGGTGAGTAAGTACCACTAGTTACTACGCCGATCCTACACCCATCCTTTAAGATTTCACATCCATCCCTAGGAATACCTGGCTCAACCATTTTCAACCCTATACGTACCTTGGATAAGCCGCGCCTTCTCTGTTCTATTAGCGCTTCACGACCTATGAAGGAGGCCTTATCAAGCTTAACGGTGAAGTCCAACCTAGCCTCGTACGGAGTGGTATCCTCATTTAAATCGTGATCGTAGAGGCACATCCCGGCCTCTAAGCGAAGCGTATTACGCGCACCGAGCCCGCAGGGCTTCATCCCTTCATCCCTCCCGGCTTCAAGTAGCTTCCTCCAGAAGCTAATGGCGGGCTCCGGGCTCGATAGGGGGATTCCCCATAGCATTAACTCGAAGCCATCCTCACCCGTATAACCGCTTCTAGCTATTAACGCTTTAAGCCCTGCGATTTCAATCCAGCTTACGTGGTAGCGTTTAACTAGGCCTAGATCGAAGCTAGTTAGCTTTTGTAGTACTTCTTGCGCCTTAGGGCCTTGAACCGCTAGCATGGGGACCTCGTCTGAGACGTCTTCAACCTTAACGTTAAATCCTTTAGCCTGTTCAGCTAACCACCCGTAATCCTTAGCCCTATTACTAGCGTTATAAACGACTAAGTACTGATGGGGGCTTAACCTGTAAACCGTTAAATCATCCTTAATACCGCCCCTCTGGTTGCACATAACCGTGTAATGTCCCTGAAGCACGTTTAACTCGGACGGCGCCCTCGTAGTTACATGGTCGAGGAACTCCGCGGCCTCCGGACCCGTTACCAACGACCTACCCATATGGGTTACGTCGAAAACCCCTACGGCTTCGCGGACGGCCATATGCTCCATTACTATGCCTTCAAACCATAGGGGCATTTCGAACCCGGCGTACTCAACGAGGCGGCCGTACTCCTTATGAAAGGGATATAAATGCGTCCTCCTCAAGCCCGACACTAAAATACACCGATAGAAACCGTAGGATACTGGCCTTTGAGGTTTACGCTTTGGGAAACGTTAAATAAAAGTCGCCCCTCAACATCCTTGAGGCTTCTATATGCGTGAAACCTTAATCCTAACTAGGAAGGACGTGGAAGCCCTACTCGACATGAAGGAAGCCATAGGGGCTGTGGAGCTAGCGTTTAAGGAGAAAGGCCTTGGAAGGGCTCAAATGCCAGCTAAAATATACTTATTCTACGAGAAGTATGGTGGCGATCTTAGAAGTATGCCATCTTACTTGGAAAACCTAGACGTTTCAGCAGTTAAAGTCGTAAACGTCCACCCTCAAAACCCGGAAAAGTATGGTTTACCAACCGTTATGGCAGTATTAATACTCATAGAGCCAGCTACAGGTTTCCCGCTTACCATCATGGACGCTACGTACTTAACCGATATGCGGACCGGGGCGGCGGGCGCCGTAGCTGCTAAGTACCTAGCTAGAAGGGACGTTAAAACAGTAGCCTTAATAGGTTCAGGTAGACAAGCCCGAACCCAGCTACTAGGTCTAGTTACGCTTTACGGAGGCTTAGAATCCGTTAAAGTCTATAGTATAAGTAAGGAGTCACGCGAAGCGTTCGTAGATGAGGCCATTAAGAAATACCCGAGCGTTAAGGAGATACGGGCCGTGGGAACAGCTGAGGAAGCGGTTAGAGGCGCTGACATAGTGGTAACTGCTACCCCTTCGAGGAGCCCTATCGTAATGAGCAACTGGATTAAGGAAGGCGTACATATTAACGCGATAGGAGCCGACGCACCCGGTAAGGAGGAACTGGATCCGGCGATACTAAAGAGGGCGAAAATAGTCGTAGATGATTGGGAGCAGGCATCCCATAGCGGTGAGATAAACGTACCCCTCTCGAAGGGCTTATTAACGAAGCAGGACGTATACGGCGAAATAGGGCAGGTTGTGGCGGGCTTAAAGCCCGGTAGAACCTCTAACGAGGAGATAACCGTCTTCTGTTCAACAGGTTTAGCCGTACAGGACGCGGTAACCGCTAAGCTAGTTTATGATAAGGCTAAAAGCAGAAACCTAGGGGTTTGGATGCAGTTAGTCCTTTAACCCTCGCTTAATGTTAACGCATTAAGCGAGGCTTTATACTACGGTCAGTTGGAGCGAAGAGAGTCAAGTGGCGGGGCTCATGAACGAACTATTTAAATCCTGGAAGCCCGTCATCGGCGTAGTACACTTACAACCACTACCTGGGGCTCCACGTTACCAGCCTCCCTTCGTAACGGTCGTAGAGCGGGCTTTAAGAGACGCTAAAACGTACGAGGAAGGCGGCGTTAACGCTATCATACTCGAGAACTTCGGCGACGCCCCCTACCACCCGGATCGAGTTGGACCTGAAACGGTAGCGGCCATGACCTATGTGGCTTCAAGAGTTAAAGAAGCAGTTAACATACCCATCGGGATCAACGTGTTAAGGAACGATGCCTTATCCGCTTTAGCCATTGCCTATGTTGTAGGCGCCTCCTTCATAAGGGTTAACGTCCTCTCCGGGGCGACTATAACAGATCAAGGGATCATAACTTCGAAGGCCCACCACCTATTACGCTATAGGAGGTTCCTTGAAGCTTCGGGCGTAAAGGTATTCGCGGACATAAACGTTAAACACTCCGTTCAACTACTTCAAAGGCCCTTAGAACTCGTAGCCGAAGAACTCGTGCAGAGGGAGTTAGCCGACGCAGTAATAGTTACCGGCGAGACCACGGGTAGAGCACCAGGCTTAGAGCAGGTTAAAGCCGTTAAAAAGGTCCTTCCGAATACGCCCGTTCTTGTTGGAAGCGGGGTTAACGAGGAGAACGTACAGGAGTACCTAAAGCTTTGCGATGGCGTAATAGTCGGCACCAGCTTAAAGACTGGCGGTGCTACAGAGAATCCCGTCGACCTCGCGAAGGTTAAAGCCCTAATAGCAAAGGCGAACCCCTTAACAAAGCTATCTACTCGTAGATCTTAATAACCTCGTAGCGCTAGGCCCGATTAAAAGAGTTAAGGGAGCGATTCAATCAGCGGTTTAAGAGTAGCGTCTATGACGTCTACGTAGCTTTGAACCTTTACGTGAATTTCTTCGGCGTACTTCATAGTGAAGGCTTTACCCGCAGGTATCCCCTCCCTCTCGTATCCGTAGAAAGCCGGACCTCTAATGGAGGCTAGCTCGGAAACTAGAATCGCTAGCTCCTCGGCCCTCCCGCTGATGTTAGTCGGCAGCTTATCCTTATGCCTTAAGAGGGCGTCGCTAACGTCATGGGCGCGCGGATACTCTATGGCCAGCGCCCTAAGGAGGGCTTTAACGGCGAGCTCAAGGGCTTCCTGCGAACGGCGTATAACCGCTGGCGCATCATTATCCGCGAGCGCCAACCTAGCTTCGTTTAAGCACCGCTTAGCCCTCAATAGGTAGTCGCGTGCCATCTCTACGTTAATCAAACCTCCAATACCTCACCGAACCTAATGTCGGGCTTAAGCATCCAGTACCATCCATGCCTACCTCTAACCCTTTTAGCGCCTAGCTCCTTAAGCCTTTGCTTAAGCTTAGAGAGCTCACCCTCCAAGAAGCCACCCTTATCGTAAATGGTAACGCCCTCCTCAGCTACGTCTAGGAGTATCGGAGGATGCCTCATGACCTCGTTCGGGGTTAGTATTACCTCGGAGACTAGTATCGGTAGCCCCCTCGAGGATAACTCCTTATAAGCTTCACTGCCTTTAAGCCTACGTTTAACCTCGGCAGCCTCCCTAAGCCTCGAACCTATATCCTCCTGTAGCCCCTCAATAACGACCAAGAGGTCAACATCGCTACCCTCGCCAGCCTCACCCCTAACCACACTACCGAAAACCGAGAGCGATACCAACCGATCTCCATATCGATCTTTTAAAATCTCCAAGTACTCATTAATGAGCGGAATGTAATCGTTAAGACCAAACAAGCCTCTCCCTAAACCCATACAGGGTTGCAACCAATATATCTTTACCCTCCCTTAAAGCCTCCAAAACCGATGTCGCGTTTCTACCGATAATTGCTTTAAACGGCGTCTTCGAAGTAGGAAGGCCGCATCGCGGAAAACGAGGACCGAGGCCTTCAACGAGCCCACGTATAAACTGGGTAGACAAAGCCCTTCGAGAACCGAATGCTGATCGAGAGAGGCATCGTTATGCTCCACCGCTTTCAACCAAGTTATTAATGGTTTATATAAGTAGGGAGAGCTTAATAGTTGGTGTCGAGGGTTTGTGGGATTACATCTTAGGTGGCGCTACGGTTTTCGGCGCTATCGTAGCCCTCGCGGCCTGGTACAACGGTAGGATGACTAGGAGGTTTCTAGCCGAACTGATCGTTAAAGAGGGGGAAGCGACTAGGGAGTTAATAGCCAAGATGGATGAACACTTAACCAAGATGGATGAAAGGTTCGCTAAGATGGATGAAAGATTTGCCAAGATGGATGAAAGGTTCGCTAAGATGGATGAGAGGTTCGAAGCGCTACTTAAATCCTTGGAGGCGTATGCTAAAGCGAGCTTAACTCAGCATGCGGAGATCCTTCAAGCGGTTAAGGGGGGTAAGACTTCTAACCCGTAGAGCCATCAGGCTTTGCGGTATAAGCCCGTTCCTTAAAGCGTGACCCGTAATTTTATAGGTGGTTATTGGCTTTAACCGGTTAGCGAGGTATCGCTTTGGGCGGCCGACTGGTTGATAGGTTTAACGCTATAGCTTTCAAGGGCGTTTTGGCCTTAGGCTTCGTTAGTTTTTTCACCGATATCTCTAGTGAGATGTGCTTCAGCCTTCTACCCACCTTTATCATCAGTCTCCCTGGGGCTACTAAAGCCGTTCTAGGCGTTATTGAGGGGTTAGCGGAAACCCTTAACTACGTTTTAAGGCTGTTTTCAGGTGTTATCTCTGATAGGTTTAGGAGGAGGAAGCCGATTATCCTAGCTGGTTATACAGCCTCCAACCTAGCGAAACCCTTCTTTTCAGCGGCTCAAACCTGGGTTGACGCGTTACTAATCCGCGTATTCGATAGGGTTGGGAAGGGGATGAGAACTCCGCCTCGAGACGCGCTTCTTAGCGAGCTAGCCTCCAAGAAGCGTATGGGTACAATGTTCGGCATCCATAGAACCCTTGACCAACTGGGAGCTATTTTAGGGCCAATTCTAGCTTCACTTCTCATAACCCTCGGGCTAACCGCGCGTAGCGCTTTCCTCTTATCCTTAGTACCTGGGTCCATGGCGATCCTGATCCTATTATTCCTAGTCGAGGAGCGTACCAGTAGGCCTAGCGGAGGCGTAAAAGCGTTAAGAGGCATACGGATAGCTCTTAAGGGTGGCTTCCTTCAACTTCTACTCGTTGTAGGCGTTTTCTCCATGGGGGCCTTTAATTTCGCCTTCATACTTTTAAGGGCGAAGGAAGTAGGTGTACCTGAAGCCTTAATCCCAATGGTTTACGCCGTCATTAACGCTGTTTACGTCGCTACCGCGATACCGGCTGGCGCCCTCTTCGATAGGATAGGCGGTGAGAAAGCTTTAGCTTTAGGCTACGCCCTCTTTCTCCTTTCGTTACTTCTCCTACCACTTAAAGGTGTTCCTTATGCCTTCCTAGTAGCTAGCGTATATGGATCCTACCTAGGCGTAGTGGAAACCGTTCAAAGGGCTTTAATCCCAAGCTACGTTCAAAGCGATCTAAGTGCTACTGCCTACGGCCTCTACTACCTCATCGTTGGTTTAGCGTTCCTAGTTGCTAACGTAACTGTTGGAGCGCTTTGGGAGTACCTAGGCTTACTAGCCGTAGTCAGCTATAGCGTAGTAACATCCGCGGTCGCCATCGTAGGCGCGTTACTCCTCGTAAAATAGGATCAGCCAACCGGTATCCCCATCTTTTAAACGCGTGGTGAAGTAAGCGTTGAACGCTTCTCACCATTAACGTTGGAAGGTAAGGTTATGGCTACCTAGCGGTTCTCGAGATAACCGTTTAAACAGTTATGTTGATAAGGTCGTCCTTACGGTGTTATCGCGCTGGTTTCGCTTCTCTCCATAAACCGATGGGGATTATGGTTAAACCGCTAAGGATAGCTACGATCACGTAAGGTGAAGTAGCCCCGAATAATTCAGCGGTTAACCCCCCGATGAATGGGCCTACCGTAAACCCTAAACCGAAAAAGGCCTCCACAAACCCTATCATGGTTCCAACTCGCTCCTTCGGAGCAGATCTAGAAGCTACTGAAAGCGTTAACGGCGAGAAGATGCCCATAGCGAAGCCCGCTAACACCATTAATACCGCTAAAAACGTAAAGCCCTTCAAGTAGGCTATTCCAAGCATCGAAACGGTTTGAGCGATTAACGCTAAGCCTATACTTCGATTAGTACCCATCCTAGAGATAACCTCTGACCCTAAGAATGTTATAGTTCTAACGGCTCCTAGTATCGTGAATAGAACGCCTACCTCAAAGAAGGTAACGTTAATGCTGACCGCGTAAGCGGGGAAGATAGCGTAAATTAAGCCGAGCGTAATACTATAGGTTACGATTACGAAGTATATCGGCGTAAGCTCCTTCATAGGTGTAGCCCAGCTAGGCTGCTCAACCGTGAACTCCGAGTACTTAGCCTCATACCGTTCCAGTAAGCCGTAGGAAGCCGTAACGACCGCCATTAACCCTAGGCTGAATGATACCGTAAACAACGTGTTAAAGCCCAGCCCCTCAAGTATCGAGCCCCCAATGAACGGTCCAACTAGGAATCCGAGCGACCAGGAGAAGCTATACCTTCCCATGGCTTTAATGCGCTCCTCAGCAGTTGTTAAGTCCGTGATTATAGCCTCCGCTATAGGCCACATGAACGCATAGGCAACCCCGCTGAAAAGCCTGATAACGATTATATGTAGAACGTTAGACGCGAAGATGAAGAGTAAGGCAATAATGGCGCTACACGAAACCCCGCATAGGAAGAGGAGCCGTCTACCAAACCTATCGGATAAAGCACCTGTAAACACAGGTAAAACTAGGTAGGGGAACGAGAAGGCGACTCCGATAAGCCCTAAATCGTAGTATGAAGCGCCAAGCATCTGCGCGTATAATGGGATGAAGGGATTATAAGCGCCAATACCTAACGTGATTAGGAATAACGAGCAGTAAATAGGTAGCAACACGC
Coding sequences within it:
- the gcvT gene encoding glycine cleavage system aminomethyltransferase GcvT gives rise to the protein MSGLRRTHLYPFHKEYGRLVEYAGFEMPLWFEGIVMEHMAVREAVGVFDVTHMGRSLVTGPEAAEFLDHVTTRAPSELNVLQGHYTVMCNQRGGIKDDLTVYRLSPHQYLVVYNASNRAKDYGWLAEQAKGFNVKVEDVSDEVPMLAVQGPKAQEVLQKLTSFDLGLVKRYHVSWIEIAGLKALIARSGYTGEDGFELMLWGIPLSSPEPAISFWRKLLEAGRDEGMKPCGLGARNTLRLEAGMCLYDHDLNEDTTPYEARLDFTVKLDKASFIGREALIEQRRRGLSKVRIGLKMVEPGIPRDGCEILKDGCRIGVVTSGTYSPLLKRGIAMGYVLPSYAEEGSMLEVNVRGRTLKAEVVKWPFYDTERYGWRRKQ
- a CDS encoding nucleotidyltransferase domain-containing protein codes for the protein MFGLNDYIPLINEYLEILKDRYGDRLVSLSVFGSVVRGEAGEGSDVDLLVVIEGLQEDIGSRLREAAEVKRRLKGSEAYKELSSRGLPILVSEVILTPNEVMRHPPILLDVAEEGVTIYDKGGFLEGELSKLKQRLKELGAKRVRGRHGWYWMLKPDIRFGEVLEV
- a CDS encoding MFS transporter — protein: MGGRLVDRFNAIAFKGVLALGFVSFFTDISSEMCFSLLPTFIISLPGATKAVLGVIEGLAETLNYVLRLFSGVISDRFRRRKPIILAGYTASNLAKPFFSAAQTWVDALLIRVFDRVGKGMRTPPRDALLSELASKKRMGTMFGIHRTLDQLGAILGPILASLLITLGLTARSAFLLSLVPGSMAILILLFLVEERTSRPSGGVKALRGIRIALKGGFLQLLLVVGVFSMGAFNFAFILLRAKEVGVPEALIPMVYAVINAVYVATAIPAGALFDRIGGEKALALGYALFLLSLLLLPLKGVPYAFLVASVYGSYLGVVETVQRALIPSYVQSDLSATAYGLYYLIVGLAFLVANVTVGALWEYLGLLAVVSYSVVTSAVAIVGALLLVK
- a CDS encoding MFS transporter, with amino-acid sequence MRGKSVLLPIYCSLFLITLGIGAYNPFIPLYAQMLGASYYDLGLIGVAFSFPYLVLPVFTGALSDRFGRRLLFLCGVSCSAIIALLFIFASNVLHIIVIRLFSGVAYAFMWPIAEAIITDLTTAEERIKAMGRYSFSWSLGFLVGPFIGGSILEGLGFNTLFTVSFSLGLMAVVTASYGLLERYEAKYSEFTVEQPSWATPMKELTPIYFVIVTYSITLGLIYAIFPAYAVSINVTFFEVGVLFTILGAVRTITFLGSEVISRMGTNRSIGLALIAQTVSMLGIAYLKGFTFLAVLMVLAGFAMGIFSPLTLSVASRSAPKERVGTMIGFVEAFFGLGFTVGPFIGGLTAELFGATSPYVIVAILSGLTIIPIGLWREAKPAR
- the ala gene encoding alanine dehydrogenase — its product is MRETLILTRKDVEALLDMKEAIGAVELAFKEKGLGRAQMPAKIYLFYEKYGGDLRSMPSYLENLDVSAVKVVNVHPQNPEKYGLPTVMAVLILIEPATGFPLTIMDATYLTDMRTGAAGAVAAKYLARRDVKTVALIGSGRQARTQLLGLVTLYGGLESVKVYSISKESREAFVDEAIKKYPSVKEIRAVGTAEEAVRGADIVVTATPSRSPIVMSNWIKEGVHINAIGADAPGKEELDPAILKRAKIVVDDWEQASHSGEINVPLSKGLLTKQDVYGEIGQVVAGLKPGRTSNEEITVFCSTGLAVQDAVTAKLVYDKAKSRNLGVWMQLVL
- a CDS encoding archaellin/type IV pilin N-terminal domain-containing protein, giving the protein MNRLRRNHKAVSPVISTIIIVSVAIVMSIAVAYWMLGLSGTFTRYEKIEFQAAYAISNPSDGGWNVTLTIKNTGSSPATLTNLLINGVPYNSTKAVYVYWPTSRSVVPGKTETIRVGINPNADLLTCNATSGITIELMLQTAAGYQYPKTIVLP
- a CDS encoding BtpA/SgcQ family protein, whose product is MAGLMNELFKSWKPVIGVVHLQPLPGAPRYQPPFVTVVERALRDAKTYEEGGVNAIILENFGDAPYHPDRVGPETVAAMTYVASRVKEAVNIPIGINVLRNDALSALAIAYVVGASFIRVNVLSGATITDQGIITSKAHHLLRYRRFLEASGVKVFADINVKHSVQLLQRPLELVAEELVQRELADAVIVTGETTGRAPGLEQVKAVKKVLPNTPVLVGSGVNEENVQEYLKLCDGVIVGTSLKTGGATENPVDLAKVKALIAKANPLTKLSTRRS
- a CDS encoding HEPN domain-containing protein; protein product: MINVEMARDYLLRAKRCLNEARLALADNDAPAVIRRSQEALELAVKALLRALAIEYPRAHDVSDALLRHKDKLPTNISGRAEELAILVSELASIRGPAFYGYEREGIPAGKAFTMKYAEEIHVKVQSYVDVIDATLKPLIESLP